The genomic window agtaatggttaaatatttccgatttacggattaaatttcatcaaagtcggacgactatatcatatagctctcataggaacaatcggaaaaataaatgaaaaaaattataacttttctgttttttaattttttgtttagttcttcgacatatagcaatggttaaatatttcagaattatggtttaaattttatcaaaatcggacgtctatatcatatagctcccttagaaataataaaaatatataaaataactatcaaataattgagctgcaaatcatcatagcttcaatgtttttaaacatatacgaaagtaaatcataattttaatgttttcaaaaatgtttaattcttgcaatagctgcaagggtatatgaacttcggcttgccgaagtttgctttctttcttgttttttttttttttttacataaataaagtGTCCAAAATTTTGTAACATACAAAGTGAAGAGCTTTGCTTtcctattgttttttttaaatacataaattgtccaaaattttgtattatacaAAGTGAAGAGCTTTTAGCCTTAAGCaatctattttattgattttttaaataaattcttgaagagtaaaattcaacaaatcaTTTTTGAAAGAAATGGGAGGGATaacattaatcaaaattaattcattCATTGTTATTAAACGACGTTAAGTTCTTTATTAGTTGAGCATTTTAAGGTATAaggaaatttgaaattgaatacATTTCTTAGGGAGCAGTTTCATTGGATTATCTAAAACTTAAATTCCAAGACATGCttaccttttaattttttttttccatgttcGTAACCAatccaaaacatttttaacttctttgactttatcatatttacagaaataaataagtgaCTCAAGCATCTTCGAGTCCAAGACATAAGATATGGTATTTTTGGGCCTTGAGAGTTAAACTTATTAGTCAGCCTGTCAAAATTTCCAAGAAAGTGTCGACAAGTTTCCGAAATGGAGGTTACTCTTCAATTTCCGCCCACGTTCAAAGATATATGTTCTTACGTATGTATAATATCAAAGCCATACAATCATAGTGTTATCTCGCATTGTGTGggtttatattatttgatcAGTTGTTTTTCGGTGAAGGATTTCGGTAGACAGCTATTTTAGACAGACTTGtgtaagaaaaacaaacttttattGCCACATTCTTGTATAAgtatgtatttgtatataggtaatatatatatgtatattcaatGAGTTAATACTTATGAAAGGGATTTTTTCGGGGAAATTGTGTTATCGGGCTCCAACTTCACACACTACAATATCGTACATAACATTCGCTTGTGTTTGctacttttttgtttaatttaaatgcacagGTAAGTACAGGAATATCAGGAATCAAAGAACAGAAGGCGcgagagcaaaaaaaaatatatatatattaaattatcaaAACGAAACTCATGATGGATAGTTTGGACAGGCTAATTGGAGAGGCAGCTGGCTGGGTGATCGATCCCTGACGATCTTACTGCTCATCCTTGTCCTTGGCACCGTGCTTGAGAATGCGCGTGAACTCCAGATAGTCGAATAGGCCATTTTTAATGGGCGCCTCCCGATACATCTCGTCCACCTGGGGGTAAAAAGgggaaatattatattaaaatggcaaaatcgaatatctaaatatttaattaagatttaaaGGCCCTAAGGATATaaagaaacaataaataaatacttctaTCAGTTTATTCTACTCTCTTATTATACTACTAATACAGATACACTTTATAAAAGGTTCAACGTTCTCTTCAAAGTATTTAAATGTCAACAATTACTTTAAAGCTATCCAGAAAAATGTAGCAAATAGGtaaacacaaacatttttgaataaataaataagagggGCAGCTAAAAGTTCAACGACTATGCAAATAAACTCAGcaaataaagaattttcagATTGAAGAAGCTAATTTCGGACTTTAAAAGGTAGTTCTTATAATTCTACATTTTTTACAAAGAATATCTCCTAAAAGTTAATGACAACTAACAGAAGTCCAACAATCCTGGCAATTTAACACTTTGGTTATTACTATTTTGTCTTCATAATTTCAAACCATAAATTATATGCTATAGCTTTCCATCTGATAATACTATGTAttggaatttaataaatagtttagAGAAACTTATTTTTGAAGTGCCGTCGTTGTGTGATTAAACATCTATTTTGTAAAACTTATAAACCCTTTTTAACTTACATCCTCATCTGTGAAACGATCGCCCATGGTGGTCAGCAGCTCCCTAAGCCGATCCTCGGGCAGCACGCCCATGTTCTCCTCATCGAAGCAGCCGAAGGCGTTCTTGATCACATCCTCGGGATCGGTGCCCTGCAGCCGCTCCCCGAACAGCGTGAGGAACATGGTGAAGTTGATAGGTCCGGGCGCCTCGTTCATCATGCCATCGAGATAGTCGTCCGTGGGGTTCTTGCCCAGCGAGGCCAGCATATCGTGCAGATCCTCCTTCTCCACGAAGCCATCGCGATTCTGGTCGATCATGTTGAAGGCCTCCTTGAATTCGGCGATCTGCGCCTGGTCGAACATGGCGAAGACATTGGAGGTGGCGCGTTGGGCGCGTTTCTTGGTTGTGGCGCGACGTCCGGCAGTCTTGCGGGATGACATGATTGGGGCTGGCTTATTGGACGATGGATCTAGTAAAGCTAAATGGAGCTAGATGGCAGAGCCGGCGGAGCTGATGGAATCGCGCTGAAGTGATGTGTGTGCGGCGTGGATCTGAAAGACGAACAAAAAAAGTGACGACTCACATTAGCATTTCGTTGGCCGGGTATGTA from Drosophila gunungcola strain Sukarami unplaced genomic scaffold, Dgunungcola_SK_2 000086F, whole genome shotgun sequence includes these protein-coding regions:
- the LOC128264965 gene encoding myosin regulatory light chain sqh; the protein is MSSRKTAGRRATTKKRAQRATSNVFAMFDQAQIAEFKEAFNMIDQNRDGFVEKEDLHDMLASLGKNPTDDYLDGMMNEAPGPINFTMFLTLFGERLQGTDPEDVIKNAFGCFDEENMGVLPEDRLRELLTTMGDRFTDEDVDEMYREAPIKNGLFDYLEFTRILKHGAKDKDEQ